From Herbiconiux flava, one genomic window encodes:
- a CDS encoding AAA family ATPase, with product MGDPQRFSGRSKEVVEIAKSLHQSGVIPLIHGDRGLGKSSLALQLSRIAQGDVELLEDIGRKDLVLTSEQQMITFYVACEDSTKNLKGLLHLLANAVNGLKHELANEKSDSYKLVDKKTKRGLSLKIFKSETTKKYEVSRKERSLSGLSPSETLVALCETLSEAYGQPVLFIIDELDRLKGVKGLASFLKSNAGPMLRFALVGIGETEGQILKDHQSLDRQLVGVNVPIMKRSELIAIVDHTEAYLLERDLEYSFTPSAKSELARLSSGFPWFVHVIGQQALARAQEEGLMTIQKGMIDRAVLDLAEGRMAGQFYSLYQRAVKDSNLREYVIRLFAEWRNQDIPTSEIYPLATKLGVKNPSIYTGHLGKPIYGAVLTKSPIQGRALYRFKDEMFKVYVRIRGSLYQDVDEEVRKAFSNR from the coding sequence CGCAGCGCTTCTCTGGGCGTTCCAAGGAGGTTGTTGAGATCGCAAAGTCGCTTCACCAGAGCGGAGTAATACCGCTAATCCACGGCGATCGCGGGTTGGGTAAATCAAGCCTTGCGCTGCAACTTAGCCGCATAGCCCAGGGCGATGTGGAGCTCCTCGAGGACATCGGTCGGAAAGATCTTGTCCTAACCAGTGAGCAGCAAATGATCACCTTTTATGTGGCGTGCGAAGACTCCACAAAGAATCTAAAAGGTCTGCTGCACCTGCTCGCAAATGCCGTGAACGGGCTCAAGCATGAACTTGCGAATGAGAAAAGTGACTCGTACAAGCTTGTGGACAAAAAGACTAAGCGTGGCTTGTCCTTGAAGATCTTCAAATCGGAGACTACGAAGAAATACGAGGTGAGTAGGAAGGAACGTAGCCTGAGTGGCCTTTCGCCATCCGAAACTCTTGTCGCGTTGTGCGAGACCCTTTCTGAGGCTTACGGACAGCCCGTGCTCTTCATCATTGACGAACTAGATCGCCTCAAGGGCGTCAAAGGGCTCGCAAGCTTCCTGAAGTCGAATGCGGGCCCGATGCTCCGATTCGCGCTAGTTGGGATTGGAGAAACTGAAGGCCAAATCCTCAAAGATCACCAATCACTCGATCGCCAGCTCGTCGGCGTGAACGTCCCGATCATGAAGCGCTCTGAACTAATTGCAATCGTTGATCATACGGAGGCGTATCTCCTGGAGCGTGATCTTGAGTATTCCTTTACCCCGTCGGCCAAGTCTGAACTTGCGCGACTCTCGTCGGGATTTCCCTGGTTCGTGCATGTGATTGGACAGCAGGCCCTCGCTCGCGCTCAAGAGGAAGGCCTGATGACGATTCAGAAAGGGATGATCGATAGGGCTGTTCTCGATCTGGCAGAGGGCCGCATGGCAGGGCAATTCTATTCGCTGTATCAGCGCGCTGTTAAGGACTCAAACCTGCGAGAGTACGTAATTCGGTTGTTCGCAGAGTGGAGGAACCAGGACATTCCGACAAGCGAAATTTACCCTCTGGCAACGAAGCTCGGCGTGAAAAACCCTTCCATCTACACGGGTCACCTCGGAAAGCCCATCTACGGTGCAGTGCTAACGAAGTCGCCAATTCAGGGTCGTGCGCTTTACCGATTCAAAGATGAGATGTTCAAGGTTTATGTGAGGATCCGAGGGTCGTTGTATCAGGACGTCGATGAAGAAGTTCGCAAGGCGTTTAGCAATCGCTGA